Within Kutzneria chonburiensis, the genomic segment CGTGACCGGCCCGGTCGTCCCCAGCCAGCGCGGGTACTGACTTTGCTCACCCTGTCCGAGCTGGAGTTCGACGTGCTCTGGGAGCACCTCCGGCTGGCCGAGATGCCGTTGGCGATCAAGGTCGCATCTCCTGGGAAGACCCACGTCGAGCGCGACGACGTCACCAAGACCGTGTGGGACTCGCTGGCCGAGCGGGGGTTGGTCGGAGGCGCTCGTGGCATCGACCAGAGCCTCGTCGACCTGCTCGGCCTGCTCGACGGCGCCGACTATGAGCTGGACGCCCGGCTCTGGCTCGACGGCGGCGTGCGGGCGTTGATCGCCGCCAAGGGTTCCGACGCCGTGCTGGCCCGCCTGGCCGACGGGCAGCTGACTTTGAGCCTGGTCGACATCGCCGCCCTACCCCGCGCTGCCCTGTCTCTGCTGCCCGAGCTGCCCGCCGGTCCCGGCTACTCGATCACCGTGCCCAGCGCCGAGCTCGACGCCGCCGCGGCTGAGGCGGAGACCGCCGACGAGCTCGGCTGGATCCTCCGTGACCACGGCGTGTCCCCTTCCGAGGCCGACGAGCTCGCCGCCATGGTCGGCAACGTCCGCCGTCGCGGTCAGTTCGGCGCCGCGGCTCGTGACCGCTTCGGTCGCCGGCACCGCGCCGACCGTGTCGTCGGCTTCTTCGACACCCCGCGCGGCCGCTACGTGCAGATCCGCCGGGCCAAGGGCAGCGGCGTCGCGTGGAGCACCGTCGCCCCGGCCGACGAACGCCGACTCGGCCAGCACATCACCGACCTGCTCAACGACGCCGTCCGACTCACCTTCGCCTGACCCACTTCCTTGTCACATGCGGTCCGCATGTGACGCCCAGCGTCAACAACGACGCTTATGTGACAAACAGCCGTCAGCTGCGGGGAGGTGCCGTATGAGGACGATGAGCTATTCCGAGTCTCGCGCAAACTACGCCGAGACTCTCGACGCGGTGGTGAACGACCGCGAGGAGGTCGTGATCACCCGGGCGGGGCACGAGCCGGTCGTGATCGTCTCGTTGGATGACTACCAGTCACTCAAGGAGACGGCTTATCTGCTGCGCAGCCCAGAGAACGCGCGACGACTGATCACCGCGATCGAGCGTCTCGAATCCGGCGGCGGCGAACACCACGAGTTGGCCGAATGAAGCTGGTTTGGGACGAGCTGGCGTGGGCGGACTACGCCTGGTGGCAGTCCGAGGACCGCAAGGTCCTCAAGCGGATCGATGCTTTGATCAAGGACACCGAGCGGAACGGCAACGAGGGCGTCGGCAAGCCCGAGGCACTCAAGCACGGCTTCCAGGGCTACTGGTCGCGCCGTATCACTGACGAGCACCGCCTCGTCTACAAACGCGCGGGTCATGAGATCCGCATCGCTGCCTGCCACTACCACTACGAACGCTCGTAACCGCCCACCCGAACACCACATGCGCTTCCCATGCGGCATTCGGCGCCAAGTAGGAAGCGCATGTGGCACGAAGTCAGCTGACCGGGTCGCGGAGGTCGCGCGCCTCGGGGGCGCTGATCCGCTTGGCGTCGGCGGCCTGGTCGTTGGGCTCGGACTGGGAGTCCCGCTCGGCCTGCACCCGGGAGGTGTAGACCTCGACCTCCCGGGCGACACGCGCTTCGTCCCAACCCAGCACGCGGCCCATCAACCGGGCGACCTGCTCGGCGCAGTCCACGCCACGGTGCGGGTACTCGATGGAGATCCGGGTCCGCCGGGTGAGCGCGTCTTCGAGGTGCAGCGCACCCTCGTGCGATGCGGCGTAGACGATCTCCACCTGGAGGTAGTCGGGCGCGGCCGGCAGCGGGCGAAGCAGGTCGGGGTCGCCGTCGGCGACAGCCAGCACCTCGTGCACCAGTGAGCCGTACCGGTCGAGCAGATGCCGCACGCGGTACGGGTGCAGCCCATGCCGAGTGGCCAGCTGGTCGGCCTGGTTGACGAGGGCGTAGTAGCCATCGGCGCCGAGCAGCGG encodes:
- a CDS encoding ESX secretion-associated protein EspG encodes the protein MLTLSELEFDVLWEHLRLAEMPLAIKVASPGKTHVERDDVTKTVWDSLAERGLVGGARGIDQSLVDLLGLLDGADYELDARLWLDGGVRALIAAKGSDAVLARLADGQLTLSLVDIAALPRAALSLLPELPAGPGYSITVPSAELDAAAAEAETADELGWILRDHGVSPSEADELAAMVGNVRRRGQFGAAARDRFGRRHRADRVVGFFDTPRGRYVQIRRAKGSGVAWSTVAPADERRLGQHITDLLNDAVRLTFA
- a CDS encoding type II toxin-antitoxin system Phd/YefM family antitoxin, which codes for MSYSESRANYAETLDAVVNDREEVVITRAGHEPVVIVSLDDYQSLKETAYLLRSPENARRLITAIERLESGGGEHHELAE
- a CDS encoding Txe/YoeB family addiction module toxin, with product MKLVWDELAWADYAWWQSEDRKVLKRIDALIKDTERNGNEGVGKPEALKHGFQGYWSRRITDEHRLVYKRAGHEIRIAACHYHYERS